One stretch of Aquimarina sp. Aq107 DNA includes these proteins:
- a CDS encoding outer membrane lipoprotein-sorting protein, producing MNTLKSLIVALIIGIIAPTQAQTADEIIDTYLENTGGKENWKKLTGTKMVAQVNQGGMVIPVTIYSGNKGEQAVVIELQGKTITQFAFDGETMWSTNFMTMKAEKSDKETTDNMKLSTNDFPNPFIDYKEKGYTVEYLGKETKEGTETFKVQLTTEPVSLNGVESPSISYYYFETENYVPIMVETTQGANKTTVTMSDYQEVDGLYFPFSMSQGPQPIEIKEIVLNPEIEATLFAFPAEK from the coding sequence ATGAATACTTTGAAATCATTAATTGTAGCATTAATTATAGGAATTATTGCTCCTACACAAGCGCAAACTGCTGATGAAATTATCGATACATATTTAGAAAACACAGGAGGTAAAGAAAACTGGAAAAAACTTACTGGTACTAAAATGGTAGCACAAGTTAATCAGGGAGGAATGGTAATACCTGTAACCATCTATTCTGGGAATAAAGGTGAACAAGCCGTAGTTATTGAATTACAAGGTAAAACAATTACTCAGTTTGCTTTTGATGGTGAAACAATGTGGTCTACTAATTTCATGACTATGAAAGCAGAAAAAAGTGACAAAGAAACTACAGATAACATGAAATTATCAACGAATGATTTCCCTAATCCTTTTATAGATTATAAAGAAAAAGGATATACTGTAGAGTATTTAGGAAAGGAAACAAAAGAAGGTACTGAAACTTTCAAAGTGCAGTTAACTACAGAACCTGTATCGTTAAATGGAGTAGAATCTCCAAGTATTAGCTACTACTACTTCGAAACTGAAAACTATGTTCCTATTATGGTAGAAACAACACAAGGAGCAAATAAAACCACAGTTACTATGAGTGATTATCAAGAAGTAGATGGTCTTTATTTTCCTTTCTCTATGTCTCAAGGCCCACAGCCTATAGAAATTAAAGAAATTGTATTGAATCCAGAAATAGAAGCTACTTTATTTGCTTTTCCTGCAGAGAAATAA
- a CDS encoding DUF72 domain-containing protein: MKFGKVEHPESINFILPEDHRDTLKVLQRESSTSFSVYVGCAKWNKQDLKGFYPRGTKDELQYYSRQFNCIELNATFYRIFSEDQFKKWYDKTPEGFKFFPKLVQNISHLKRLNEDVQPYVDQYVANAIHLKEKLGTIFLQMHSNFAPKYFERVVRFVEKWPKELSLAIEFRHTDWFNDEVVASELYDLLESSNVSNIITDSAGRRDLLHMRLTNKEAFIRYVGANHETDYTRLEEWVSRLKTWKDQGVEDIHFFVHQNIEKESPLLSKFFIELINNRLNTNLNLPNHSSDGATLF, encoded by the coding sequence ATGAAATTTGGTAAAGTAGAACATCCAGAAAGTATAAATTTTATCTTACCAGAGGATCATCGGGATACTTTAAAAGTTTTACAGCGAGAAAGTAGTACTAGTTTTTCAGTATATGTTGGTTGTGCTAAGTGGAATAAACAAGATTTAAAAGGTTTTTATCCTAGAGGTACAAAAGATGAGTTACAGTACTATTCTAGACAATTCAATTGTATCGAATTAAATGCTACTTTTTATCGAATCTTTTCTGAAGATCAATTCAAGAAGTGGTATGATAAAACTCCTGAAGGGTTTAAGTTTTTTCCAAAACTTGTACAAAATATATCACATCTTAAAAGACTCAATGAAGATGTCCAGCCTTATGTCGATCAATATGTGGCAAATGCGATTCATTTAAAAGAAAAACTAGGAACGATCTTTTTGCAAATGCACAGTAATTTTGCTCCTAAGTATTTTGAAAGAGTTGTGCGTTTTGTAGAAAAATGGCCAAAGGAATTATCATTAGCTATAGAGTTTAGGCATACAGATTGGTTTAATGATGAGGTTGTTGCCAGCGAATTGTATGATTTGTTAGAGAGTTCTAACGTGTCGAATATAATTACAGACTCCGCAGGAAGGAGAGATTTATTACATATGAGACTTACTAATAAGGAAGCGTTTATTAGATATGTGGGAGCAAATCATGAAACAGATTATACAAGGTTAGAGGAATGGGTGTCTAGATTAAAAACTTGGAAAGATCAAGGAGTTGAAGATATTCATTTTTTTGTTCACCAAAATATAGAAAAAGAATCTCCATTACTTTCTAAATTCTTTATAGAACTAATAAATAATAGATTAAATACAAATCTTAATTTACCGAACCATTCTTCTGATGGAGCTACATTATTCTAG